In a single window of the Deltaproteobacteria bacterium PRO3 genome:
- a CDS encoding triose-phosphate isomerase has product MIPDLRRPLVVGNWKMNNTIAESIKLVTALKNLLVDSPHIDVAVAPPFTALYSVSVALSDTNMSLAAQNMYWEEEGAFTGEVSGNFLKDVGCEFVILGHSERRNLFGETDKMVSQKLQAALKADLVPIVCVGENLAQREKGATLEVIEGQMKAAFSDVAMHDFERLTVAYEPVWAIGTGKNATPQQAGEVHHFLRNWLMKYYDAPTANRIRLLYGGSVKPENAPALMKETHVDGLLVGGASLDAESFAKIVKFEERMS; this is encoded by the coding sequence ATGATACCCGACCTGCGCCGGCCCCTCGTCGTCGGCAATTGGAAGATGAACAACACGATCGCCGAGTCGATCAAGCTGGTCACCGCCCTGAAGAATTTGCTGGTCGATTCGCCGCACATCGACGTCGCGGTGGCGCCGCCCTTCACCGCGCTGTACTCCGTCTCCGTCGCCTTGTCCGACACCAACATGTCGCTGGCGGCGCAAAACATGTATTGGGAGGAGGAGGGCGCCTTCACCGGCGAGGTCTCGGGGAACTTCCTCAAGGACGTCGGCTGCGAGTTTGTGATCCTGGGCCACTCCGAGCGGCGCAACCTCTTCGGCGAGACCGACAAGATGGTCAGCCAGAAGCTCCAGGCCGCCCTCAAGGCCGACCTGGTGCCCATCGTCTGCGTCGGCGAGAATTTGGCCCAGCGCGAGAAGGGCGCCACCCTCGAGGTGATCGAGGGACAGATGAAGGCGGCCTTCAGCGACGTGGCGATGCATGACTTCGAGCGCCTGACCGTCGCCTACGAGCCGGTTTGGGCGATCGGCACCGGCAAGAACGCCACCCCCCAGCAGGCCGGCGAAGTGCATCATTTCTTGCGCAACTGGCTCATGAAGTATTACGACGCCCCGACGGCCAACCGGATCCGGTTGCTGTACGGGGGCTCGGTCAAGCCGGAGAACGCGCCGGCCCTGATGAAAGAAACCCATGTCGACGGACTTTTAGTGGGAGGGGCCTCCTTGGACGCCGAGTCCTTCGCGAAGATCGTCAAGTTTGAAGAGAGGATGAGTTGA
- the secG gene encoding preprotein translocase subunit SecG: MENVILAVHYVVCVFLVIVILLQAGKGADMGAAFGGSSQTVFGSRGAATFLSKLTTGVAVVFLLTSISLASIARNKSKSSILKTVAEPAPVTAPAATPAPKATPAPQASPAAAATMPATSPKPK; the protein is encoded by the coding sequence ATGGAAAACGTGATTTTAGCCGTTCACTACGTGGTCTGCGTCTTTTTGGTCATCGTGATCCTGCTGCAGGCCGGCAAGGGCGCCGACATGGGGGCTGCCTTCGGCGGTTCCTCGCAGACGGTCTTCGGTTCCCGCGGCGCCGCGACTTTCTTGAGCAAGCTGACGACGGGCGTGGCGGTGGTCTTCCTGCTCACCTCGATCTCGCTGGCGAGCATCGCCCGCAACAAGAGCAAGTCCTCGATCCTGAAGACGGTGGCCGAGCCGGCTCCGGTCACGGCCCCCGCGGCCACGCCGGCCCCGAAGGCGACCCCGGCCCCGCAGGCCAGCCCGGCGGCCGCGGCGACGATGCCGGCGACTTCGCCGAAACCGAAATGA